A stretch of the Clostridium fungisolvens genome encodes the following:
- the adhE gene encoding bifunctional acetaldehyde-CoA/alcohol dehydrogenase: MKVVNNEDLLKKLDEVRKAQKVFATYSQEKVDEIFRSAAIAANNARIKLAKMAVNESGMGILEDKVMKNHFAAEYIYNKYKDEKTCGVIEYDEAAGFKRIAAPIGVIAAVIPTTNPTSTAIFKALIALKTRNGIIFSPHPRAKNANIEAARIVLDAAIKAGAPEGIIGWIDEPSIELSQTIMREADMILATGGPAMVKAAYSSGKPAIGVGAGNTPAIIDESAHIKMAVSSILLSKSFDNGVICASEQSVLVLDSIYDKVKTEFEDRGGYVLKTSEAEKLRKILLVNGNINPNIVGQSAIKIAELADIKVPENTRVLVAETEIVDFSEPFAHEKLSPVLALYKVKTFDEAVEKAEFLIEQGGLGHTSILYIDTLTQKEKVDRFTTAMKTVRTLINVPATHGAMGDVFNFRLTPSLTLGCGPWGGNSVSDNIGPKHLLNIKNVAERRENMLWFKVPQKIYFKYGSLPFAIRELKDMNKKKAFIVTDKVLNDLGYTDKVTSVLSEIGIDYKVFTEVEPDPTLSTAIKGSKEMLNYEPDVVIALGGGSPMDAAKIMRVLYEHPEIKFEDVAMRFMDIRKRICPFPKLGTKAMMVAIATSAGTGSEVTPFAVITDEKSGIKYPLADYELTPDMAIIDAELMMNMPRGLTAASGIDALTHAIEAYTSIQASEYTNGLALEAIRLIFKYLPAAYNEGTTNIKAREKMAHASTMAGMAFANAFLGVCHSMAHKLGAEHHIPHGIANALLINEVIKFNAVDNPKKQAGFPQYKYPNIKSRYANIADHVKLGGNTENEKLQLLIDAIDDLKLKINIPMSIKETGVSEGSFYRTLDDMCEQAFDDQCTGANPRYPLISEIKEMYINAFEGVEDTKISK; encoded by the coding sequence ATGAAGGTTGTAAACAATGAAGATCTATTAAAAAAACTCGACGAGGTAAGAAAAGCACAAAAAGTATTTGCCACTTACTCCCAAGAAAAAGTAGACGAGATATTTAGAAGTGCAGCTATCGCTGCAAACAATGCAAGAATTAAATTAGCCAAAATGGCTGTTAATGAAAGCGGAATGGGAATCCTTGAAGATAAAGTAATGAAAAATCATTTCGCCGCTGAATATATTTACAACAAATACAAAGACGAAAAGACTTGTGGCGTTATTGAGTACGATGAAGCTGCTGGTTTTAAAAGAATTGCCGCACCAATTGGAGTAATAGCTGCTGTCATCCCAACTACAAACCCTACTTCTACTGCAATTTTTAAAGCTTTAATTGCTTTAAAAACTAGAAATGGAATAATATTTTCTCCACATCCTAGAGCAAAAAATGCCAATATTGAAGCTGCACGAATTGTTTTAGATGCAGCTATTAAAGCTGGTGCTCCAGAAGGTATAATCGGCTGGATAGATGAACCTAGTATCGAACTTTCCCAAACCATAATGAGAGAAGCAGATATGATATTAGCTACTGGTGGTCCTGCTATGGTAAAGGCTGCTTATTCATCAGGAAAACCTGCTATAGGTGTTGGAGCCGGTAACACTCCTGCAATTATAGATGAAAGTGCTCATATAAAAATGGCAGTCAGTTCAATTCTTTTATCTAAATCCTTTGATAACGGTGTTATATGTGCTTCGGAACAATCTGTTTTAGTTCTTGATTCAATATATGATAAGGTAAAAACCGAATTTGAAGATCGCGGTGGTTACGTCTTAAAAACCTCAGAAGCTGAAAAGTTAAGAAAAATACTTTTAGTTAATGGCAATATAAATCCTAATATAGTGGGACAATCAGCTATAAAAATAGCTGAACTTGCAGATATCAAGGTTCCTGAGAATACAAGAGTTCTAGTTGCAGAAACAGAAATAGTGGATTTCTCTGAACCTTTTGCACACGAGAAGCTTTCACCTGTTCTTGCCTTATACAAAGTAAAAACTTTTGATGAAGCAGTTGAAAAAGCAGAATTCCTTATTGAACAAGGAGGCCTTGGACATACCTCAATACTATATATTGATACTTTAACACAGAAAGAAAAAGTTGATAGATTTACTACCGCTATGAAGACAGTAAGAACATTAATAAATGTACCAGCTACTCATGGAGCTATGGGAGATGTGTTTAACTTTAGATTAACTCCATCATTAACCTTAGGTTGTGGTCCTTGGGGTGGGAATTCTGTGTCAGACAATATAGGCCCTAAGCATCTGCTTAATATAAAGAACGTAGCTGAAAGGAGAGAAAACATGCTTTGGTTTAAGGTTCCTCAAAAAATATATTTTAAATACGGTTCTTTACCTTTTGCAATAAGAGAGCTTAAGGATATGAATAAGAAAAAAGCATTTATCGTTACTGATAAAGTACTAAATGACCTTGGATACACAGATAAAGTTACCTCTGTTCTTTCAGAAATCGGAATAGACTATAAGGTATTTACTGAAGTAGAACCTGACCCTACCCTTTCTACCGCAATAAAGGGCTCAAAAGAAATGTTAAATTATGAACCTGATGTAGTAATTGCCCTTGGCGGTGGTTCTCCAATGGATGCCGCAAAGATAATGAGAGTTTTATACGAACATCCTGAGATAAAATTTGAAGATGTTGCTATGAGATTTATGGATATAAGAAAAAGAATATGCCCTTTCCCTAAGTTAGGAACAAAAGCAATGATGGTGGCTATAGCAACTTCAGCTGGTACAGGCTCTGAGGTTACTCCATTTGCCGTTATTACTGATGAGAAATCTGGTATAAAATATCCTCTTGCTGATTATGAACTAACTCCTGATATGGCAATAATAGATGCAGAGCTTATGATGAATATGCCTAGAGGTCTAACTGCAGCTTCAGGAATAGATGCATTAACTCATGCTATCGAAGCTTATACCTCTATCCAAGCATCAGAATATACAAACGGACTAGCTTTAGAAGCAATTAGATTAATATTCAAGTACCTACCAGCTGCGTACAATGAAGGCACAACAAATATAAAAGCCAGAGAGAAGATGGCTCATGCTTCCACAATGGCTGGTATGGCTTTTGCTAATGCATTCTTAGGAGTTTGTCATTCAATGGCTCATAAACTTGGAGCAGAACATCACATACCTCACGGTATAGCAAATGCTTTACTAATTAATGAAGTAATAAAATTCAACGCTGTTGATAATCCTAAAAAACAGGCTGGCTTCCCTCAATATAAATATCCAAATATAAAAAGCAGATATGCTAATATAGCGGATCATGTAAAGCTTGGCGGAAATACTGAAAATGAAAAACTACAATTATTAATTGATGCAATAGACGATTTAAAATTAAAGATTAATATTCCAATGTCAATTAAAGAGACTGGAGTATCAGAAGGATCCTTCTACAGAACTTTAGATGATATGTGTGAACAAGCCTTCGATGATCAATGCACTGGTGCAAATCCAAGATATCCACTAATAAGTGAAATTAAAGAGATGTATATAAATGCATTTGAAGGTGTTGAAGATACTAAAATCTCAAAATAA